The Amycolatopsis viridis genome window below encodes:
- a CDS encoding DUF4064 domain-containing protein gives MQPGESQQPSEGGSFGETAEPTQVVQPDGDPNATQKVNPGETSGAESTQLMPPGSQSPGIPYAPPPSAADNPGAVNPQQGFAQQGFGQQGFGQQQPGFGQQQPGPYGQPPQGYGPPSQPGGFAQPTQNFATPGYGRPGGGAGNNALFGYIAGGVAALLGLIAAILVLVDFGDASNYAKLYDTVKEQASNLGLPSPGLIWFYLIMILVGSLAALAGGVLIALAGRVSAALRKIAPILTAVGGFLLLLFAILFMTAFPSRVDVPGKAIMYLIFGIILLAIGVLGLVPGTKQFVGLGEGGGGQAGPGGFGGPGGFGGPPSGGFPQPGHPGQFGQPQYGQPGGPNPASGGFPQPGQYGQQPGYGQPGQYGQPGQYGQPGQFGQPGQPGQYGQQPGYGQPQPGQYGQQPGYGQPPQQPQQPGPYGQPGQQPPQQW, from the coding sequence GTGCAGCCCGGCGAGTCGCAGCAGCCGTCCGAGGGTGGTTCGTTCGGTGAGACCGCGGAGCCGACTCAGGTGGTGCAGCCCGATGGCGACCCGAACGCCACGCAGAAGGTCAACCCGGGCGAGACGTCGGGCGCGGAGTCCACGCAGCTGATGCCCCCGGGCTCGCAGTCGCCCGGCATCCCGTACGCGCCGCCGCCCAGCGCGGCCGACAACCCGGGCGCGGTGAACCCGCAGCAGGGCTTCGCGCAGCAGGGCTTCGGTCAGCAGGGTTTCGGCCAGCAGCAGCCCGGGTTCGGGCAGCAGCAGCCCGGTCCGTACGGCCAGCCGCCGCAGGGCTACGGCCCGCCCTCGCAGCCGGGTGGCTTCGCCCAGCCGACGCAGAATTTCGCGACGCCGGGTTACGGCCGACCGGGTGGCGGCGCCGGGAACAACGCGCTGTTCGGTTACATCGCCGGTGGTGTCGCCGCGCTGCTGGGCCTGATCGCCGCCATCCTGGTGCTGGTCGATTTCGGTGACGCGAGCAACTACGCCAAGCTCTACGACACCGTCAAGGAGCAGGCCTCGAACCTCGGGCTGCCGAGCCCGGGCCTGATCTGGTTCTACCTGATCATGATCTTGGTCGGTTCCCTCGCGGCACTGGCCGGTGGTGTGCTCATCGCGCTGGCCGGCCGGGTCAGCGCCGCGCTCCGGAAGATCGCACCGATCCTGACCGCGGTCGGCGGCTTCCTGCTGCTGCTGTTCGCCATCCTCTTCATGACCGCGTTCCCGAGCCGGGTGGACGTGCCCGGCAAGGCGATCATGTACCTGATCTTCGGGATCATCCTGCTGGCGATCGGCGTCCTGGGTCTCGTCCCGGGGACGAAGCAGTTCGTCGGCCTCGGCGAGGGCGGCGGCGGGCAGGCCGGCCCGGGCGGCTTCGGTGGCCCCGGCGGGTTCGGCGGTCCGCCGAGCGGCGGGTTCCCGCAGCCCGGTCACCCGGGTCAGTTCGGGCAGCCGCAGTACGGTCAGCCGGGCGGGCCGAACCCGGCCAGCGGTGGTTTCCCGCAGCCCGGCCAGTACGGCCAGCAGCCCGGATACGGCCAGCCGGGGCAATACGGCCAGCCGGGGCAATACGGCCAGCCGGGGCAGTTCGGCCAGCCGGGCCAGCCGGGCCAGTACGGCCAGCAGCCGGGTTACGGGCAGCCGCAGCCCGGTCAGTACGGGCAGCAGCCCGGATACGGCCAGCCGCCGCAGCAGCCGCAGCAGCCGGGCCCCTACGGGCAGCCCGGTCAGCAGCCGCCGCAGCAGTGGTGA